The Halomicronema hongdechloris C2206 genome includes a window with the following:
- a CDS encoding MFS transporter, with product MASQSHLKKYGLLGSLYVSQFLPFWFLYEALPVLLRQQGMSLQAIGLLPLVAIAMTFKFLWAPLIDRYSVARWGHYRFWIIAFQLWVVGITLMCSGLNLETQLPVILIGLALMGTGCASQDIATDALALRLLEPQERGMGNAVQGVGGSLGKMIGGGGLLIVLNQWGWRLSLWTLAAAMLLALLPVLLHREPRRPAAASALTAPLTPGNYGRIFWQFCRRPGMLGWLLILGLYAAAHNLSATMFRPLLVDQGLSLAEIGSLLGVGGTTMTMVGALAAGIVISRWGRKRSLLIATSLAFLGVLSYFLPTFGLTQLPVLYGIVGITFLALGMIGTTTFTIMMDNSRPEMAGTDYTLQTSLIGISGIIASALSGVLAAAIGYRGVFTLSALLLLGCITFVAKGFKPTPAQPAPAEDAIALSPPHSAQQRP from the coding sequence GTGGCCTCTCAATCCCACCTGAAAAAATACGGTTTGCTCGGCAGTTTATACGTGTCGCAGTTTCTGCCCTTCTGGTTTCTCTATGAAGCGCTGCCGGTGTTGCTGCGCCAGCAGGGCATGTCGCTGCAGGCGATCGGGCTATTGCCGCTGGTTGCGATCGCCATGACGTTCAAATTTCTCTGGGCGCCGCTGATCGATCGCTATAGCGTTGCCCGCTGGGGCCACTATCGCTTCTGGATTATTGCCTTCCAGCTCTGGGTGGTGGGCATCACCCTCATGTGTAGTGGCCTCAACCTGGAGACCCAGCTACCAGTGATCCTGATCGGCCTGGCCCTGATGGGAACCGGCTGTGCCAGCCAGGACATCGCCACCGACGCACTGGCCCTGCGACTGTTAGAGCCTCAAGAGCGCGGCATGGGCAATGCCGTTCAGGGGGTGGGCGGCTCTCTCGGAAAAATGATTGGCGGCGGCGGCCTGTTGATAGTGCTGAATCAGTGGGGTTGGCGGCTGAGCCTGTGGACGCTGGCGGCGGCGATGCTGCTGGCCCTGTTGCCGGTGTTGTTGCACCGCGAGCCCCGTCGGCCAGCGGCCGCGTCTGCCCTGACCGCCCCTCTCACCCCCGGTAACTATGGCCGCATTTTCTGGCAGTTTTGCCGGCGACCGGGGATGCTGGGCTGGCTGTTGATTCTGGGGCTGTACGCGGCGGCCCACAATCTCTCGGCCACGATGTTTCGGCCGCTGCTGGTGGATCAGGGCTTGTCCCTGGCGGAGATTGGCTCGCTGCTGGGGGTTGGCGGCACCACCATGACCATGGTGGGGGCATTGGCGGCAGGGATCGTCATTTCTCGCTGGGGGCGGAAGCGATCGCTCTTAATCGCCACTAGCCTGGCCTTCCTGGGCGTTCTCTCCTACTTCTTGCCCACCTTCGGCCTCACCCAACTGCCCGTCCTGTACGGCATCGTCGGCATCACGTTTTTGGCCCTGGGCATGATCGGCACCACCACCTTCACCATCATGATGGATAACAGTCGTCCCGAGATGGCCGGTACCGACTACACCCTGCAGACCTCCCTCATCGGCATCAGCGGCATCATCGCCTCGGCCCTCAGCGGGGTCTTGGCCGCGGCGATCGGCTATCGCGGCGTCTTCACCCTCAGTGCCTTGCTGTTGTTGGGCTGCATCACCTTCGTGGCTAAGGGGTTCAAACCAACGCCCGCCCAGCCGGCACCCGCTGAGGATGCGATCGCACTGTCTCCCCCCCACTCTGCCCAGCAACGCCCATGA
- a CDS encoding TonB-dependent siderophore receptor — protein sequence MGVVYPAAPQLSLYASYSQSFTPSNATDVAGDLLPPEDGEGFEIGLKTELFDQRLVATLAYFDITRQNVATADPTAPPFLNASIATGEQRSQGVELDISGEILPGWNVIANYAYTDARVTADNRFPVGNGLIGIPEHSANLWTTYTLQDGDLAGLGFGLGFNYVGERPGDLDNSFRLDEYFITNAAIFYERADWQLALNFKNLFDTDYIQGTPISRVRGIEPGEPFTIIGSFSLTF from the coding sequence CTGGGAGTTGTCTATCCAGCCGCGCCCCAGCTGTCCCTGTACGCCAGCTATTCGCAGTCATTTACCCCCAGCAACGCCACCGATGTGGCCGGTGACTTGCTGCCCCCGGAGGACGGTGAGGGCTTTGAGATAGGCCTCAAAACCGAGCTGTTTGACCAGCGCTTGGTGGCGACCCTGGCCTATTTCGACATCACCCGGCAGAACGTTGCCACCGCCGATCCCACGGCGCCTCCGTTCTTAAATGCCTCAATTGCCACGGGGGAGCAGCGCAGTCAGGGGGTGGAGCTGGATATTTCGGGGGAAATTCTGCCGGGCTGGAATGTCATCGCCAACTATGCCTACACCGATGCCCGAGTGACGGCGGACAACCGGTTTCCCGTGGGCAATGGGTTAATCGGCATTCCCGAACACAGCGCCAACCTGTGGACGACCTATACCCTGCAAGACGGCGATCTGGCCGGGCTGGGCTTCGGCCTGGGCTTCAATTATGTCGGGGAGCGACCAGGGGACCTGGACAACAGTTTCCGGTTGGATGAGTATTTCATCACCAACGCCGCCATTTTCTATGAGCGCGCGGATTGGCAGTTGGCGTTGAATTTTAAAAATCTCTTCGATACCGACTACATCCAGGGAACGCCGATTTCCCGGGTCCGAGGCATCGAGCCTGGTGAACCGTTCACCATTATCGGCTCGTTCTCGCTCACGTTTTAG
- a CDS encoding TonB-dependent receptor plug domain-containing protein, which yields MPQVFVTQYGQTWQADITNAQLAPGAAFEQSNPAPGIASIAVMTLDANSIRVRVTGGAGLPGVTTAGEALAFAIAASDPASRPAPADTPDPDAPASDGVDRIPAPPDTADADEGLRITVTGQPAGSEYFVPRASTATRTATDLLEIPASVQVIPREVLDDQQVIQLDEALRNVSGVVVDSTEGAGFQYTIRGFQGAQLLRDGFRLSGSGSLSNTGILALPETVNVEQIEVLKGPASILYGEIQPGGVINLITEQPTVEPSYQAELQLGNRTLIRPQLDLSDRLSGDGRLRYRVNALVSRQDSFRDFDQEMRRRFIAPVVTWDIGERTALALDFEYFHDQRPK from the coding sequence ATTCCTCAGGTGTTTGTGACCCAGTATGGCCAGACCTGGCAGGCGGATATCACTAATGCTCAACTCGCTCCTGGGGCCGCATTTGAACAAAGTAATCCGGCCCCGGGCATTGCATCGATCGCGGTGATGACGCTGGATGCGAACAGCATTCGAGTCAGGGTGACAGGAGGCGCTGGGCTGCCTGGGGTGACAACTGCAGGGGAGGCGCTGGCCTTTGCGATCGCAGCATCAGACCCGGCCAGCCGTCCTGCCCCGGCGGATACGCCGGACCCGGACGCGCCTGCCAGCGATGGGGTAGACAGGATTCCTGCCCCGCCGGACACGGCAGATGCCGACGAGGGCTTACGCATTACCGTGACCGGGCAACCAGCGGGAAGTGAGTATTTTGTCCCCAGGGCCAGCACCGCGACCCGCACCGCGACCGACCTGCTGGAAATACCGGCCTCTGTGCAAGTGATTCCGCGAGAGGTGCTGGACGATCAGCAGGTGATTCAGCTGGACGAAGCCTTGCGCAATGTCAGCGGTGTGGTGGTCGACTCCACCGAGGGAGCGGGCTTTCAATACACTATTCGGGGGTTTCAGGGGGCGCAGCTGCTGCGGGATGGCTTCCGGTTGTCGGGCTCTGGTAGCCTCTCCAATACCGGCATCTTGGCGCTGCCGGAAACCGTCAATGTGGAGCAAATCGAGGTGCTGAAGGGACCGGCGTCGATTCTCTACGGTGAAATTCAGCCCGGTGGGGTGATTAACCTGATCACGGAGCAGCCGACGGTAGAACCGTCTTACCAGGCGGAATTGCAGCTGGGGAACCGCACCCTAATTCGGCCCCAATTGGATTTATCCGATCGCCTCAGTGGCGATGGTCGCCTGCGCTATCGGGTCAATGCCCTGGTCTCGCGACAGGACAGCTTTCGGGACTTCGATCAGGAGATGCGGCGTCGGTTTATTGCCCCCGTGGTCACCTGGGACATCGGTGAGCGCACCGCCCTGGCCCTGGATTTTGAGTACTTCCATGATCAGCGTCCCAAATGA
- a CDS encoding helix-turn-helix transcriptional regulator, producing the protein MTTLNLALSADTIPTMLRALQQQTGGRYQVDSDEMSWKLQQPFGFWQSRCIQVRDGLDLVLTRADLQQDVTFVETIKQMSTWGLRFCLAGRSLQRLRGHSTDIALRPGTNLIGFMSGTIETTTHYAANQVVELLTVGIQAHVFDALIAPHQAPLNFGQTLALQTPESEMRVTANQTTPAMLTALHKIMNCPYQGDLKRLYLESKILELIVLKLAQVQQGTPPPKLELRLKAEDIERLYRARDILIGNLECPPSLKALAQQTEMNDFKLKRGFRQVFGTTVFGYLHQCRMEKAQWLLEQGIDSVAQVAQAVGYASPSQFSAAFKRKFGVTPRAYKSL; encoded by the coding sequence ATGACCACCCTGAATCTCGCCCTCTCCGCTGATACCATTCCGACCATGCTCAGGGCGTTGCAGCAACAAACCGGGGGACGCTATCAGGTAGACTCCGATGAGATGTCCTGGAAGCTACAGCAGCCGTTTGGGTTTTGGCAGAGTCGCTGCATCCAGGTGAGGGACGGCCTCGATCTGGTCTTGACCCGAGCCGACTTACAGCAGGACGTCACCTTTGTCGAAACTATTAAGCAGATGTCCACCTGGGGGCTGCGGTTTTGTCTGGCTGGCCGTTCCCTGCAACGCCTGCGGGGTCACAGCACAGACATTGCCCTGCGTCCGGGGACCAATCTGATTGGCTTTATGTCAGGCACCATCGAGACCACCACCCACTATGCGGCCAATCAGGTGGTGGAACTGTTGACCGTTGGCATTCAAGCGCACGTGTTTGATGCCCTGATTGCTCCCCATCAGGCGCCGCTTAACTTTGGCCAAACCCTGGCGCTTCAGACCCCAGAGTCCGAGATGCGAGTGACGGCGAATCAGACGACGCCCGCGATGTTGACGGCGTTGCACAAGATCATGAACTGTCCCTACCAGGGCGATCTGAAGCGCCTATATCTAGAAAGCAAGATTTTAGAGTTGATTGTGCTAAAGCTGGCGCAGGTGCAGCAGGGAACCCCGCCACCCAAACTAGAGTTGCGGCTGAAAGCAGAGGACATTGAGCGCCTGTATCGAGCCCGCGACATTTTAATTGGCAATCTTGAGTGTCCCCCATCCCTGAAGGCGCTGGCGCAACAAACCGAGATGAATGACTTCAAGCTCAAACGGGGCTTCCGGCAGGTGTTTGGCACCACGGTATTTGGCTATCTGCATCAATGCCGCATGGAGAAGGCGCAATGGCTGCTGGAGCAGGGCATCGATTCGGTGGCTCAGGTGGCCCAGGCGGTGGGCTATGCCAGCCCCAGCCAGTTTTCCGCCGCGTTTAAGCGTAAGTTTGGGGTCACTCCCAGGGCCTATAAGTCGCTGTAG
- a CDS encoding Uma2 family endonuclease, whose product MVQSDRWLHLPNSNELPCSDDTPVDNEDQNLIPNILLFLLKFIWTDRNDWFFGVDMGIYHTTGTTPFVPVVPDGFLSLGVERHKGGLSRKSYVVWEENGMVPQFVLEVASLTPGGEYDTKMATYARLGVSYYVIYNPQYWQRDQHQPFEVYRWIDGTYELQVGEPYWMPDIGLGIGRHPYQDGDVQREVLYWYDEYGKRYLTPEEQLARYRERFGELLE is encoded by the coding sequence ACGCCTGTGGATAATGAGGATCAAAATCTAATTCCCAATATCTTGCTGTTCTTACTCAAGTTCATTTGGACAGACCGAAATGACTGGTTTTTTGGCGTAGATATGGGAATTTATCACACGACGGGGACCACTCCTTTTGTACCCGTTGTTCCAGATGGATTTCTCAGTCTGGGAGTAGAGCGACATAAGGGAGGCTTGTCCCGCAAAAGCTACGTGGTGTGGGAAGAAAACGGGATGGTGCCACAGTTTGTGCTGGAGGTGGCTTCTCTCACACCAGGCGGTGAATACGATACGAAAATGGCGACCTACGCCCGCTTAGGCGTGTCGTATTACGTAATTTACAATCCTCAATACTGGCAACGGGATCAGCATCAACCGTTTGAGGTGTATCGTTGGATAGATGGCACCTATGAGCTGCAAGTTGGCGAGCCCTATTGGATGCCAGACATTGGGTTAGGCATTGGTCGGCATCCCTACCAAGATGGCGATGTGCAGCGAGAGGTGCTCTACTGGTATGACGAATACGGAAAACGGTATTTAACTCCAGAAGAACAGCTTGCCCGCTACCGGGAACGGTTCGGTGAGTTGCTGGAGTAG